A single window of Rubripirellula lacrimiformis DNA harbors:
- the gap gene encoding type I glyceraldehyde-3-phosphate dehydrogenase: MIKVGINGFGRIGRMVFRASVTRDDIDVVAINDLLDVDYLVYMLKYDSVHGPFEGEVSHKDGNLIVNGKTIRITAETDPSKLAWGDAGADIVVESTGIFLTSDSAQGHIDAGAKKVVMSAPSKDDTPMFVMGVNDDTYAGQTFVSNASCTTNCLAPLAKVLNDSFGIKRGLMTTVHAATATQKTVDGPSKKDWRGGRGILENIIPSSTGAAKAVGKVIPELNGKLTGMAFRVPTSDVSVVDLTVELEKEASYEEICAAMKAASEGPLKGIMGYTEDLVVSTDFRGEARTSVFDANAGIQLDKTFVKVVSWYDNEWGYSNKVLDLVAKIA, encoded by the coding sequence ATGATTAAGGTCGGCATCAACGGTTTCGGTCGAATCGGACGTATGGTCTTCCGCGCTTCAGTGACTCGTGACGACATCGATGTGGTCGCGATCAACGATTTGCTGGATGTAGATTACTTGGTCTACATGCTGAAGTACGATTCGGTCCACGGCCCATTCGAAGGCGAAGTTTCGCACAAAGACGGCAACCTGATCGTCAACGGCAAAACCATCCGCATCACCGCCGAAACCGATCCATCCAAGTTGGCTTGGGGCGACGCCGGTGCAGACATCGTCGTTGAATCCACTGGCATCTTCTTGACCTCCGATTCGGCTCAAGGCCACATCGACGCAGGTGCTAAGAAGGTCGTCATGTCGGCTCCTTCGAAGGACGACACCCCGATGTTCGTGATGGGCGTCAACGACGACACCTACGCTGGACAAACCTTCGTCAGCAACGCATCGTGCACGACCAACTGCTTGGCTCCTTTGGCCAAGGTCCTCAACGACAGCTTCGGCATCAAGCGTGGCCTGATGACCACCGTGCACGCAGCGACCGCGACTCAGAAGACCGTCGACGGCCCGTCGAAGAAAGATTGGCGTGGCGGACGCGGCATCCTGGAAAACATCATCCCGTCCAGCACCGGTGCAGCCAAGGCTGTCGGCAAGGTCATCCCCGAGCTCAACGGTAAGTTGACCGGCATGGCGTTCCGCGTTCCAACTTCGGACGTTTCGGTCGTCGACCTGACCGTCGAACTGGAAAAAGAAGCCAGCTACGAGGAAATCTGTGCCGCCATGAAGGCAGCATCGGAAGGCCCATTGAAGGGAATCATGGGCTACACCGAAGACTTGGTCGTTTCGACCGACTTCCGCGGCGAAGCTCGTACTTCGGTCTTCGATGCCAACGCCGGCATCCAACTGGACAAGACCTTCGTCAAGGTTGTGTCCTGGTACGACAACGAATGGGGCTACAGCAACAAGGTCCTAGACCTAGTCGCAAAGATCGCCTAG
- a CDS encoding Gfo/Idh/MocA family protein, producing the protein MTKRWRIAGINFSHMHMGDLLRNVVDHPDADLVGVCDEDPKAMQPAIEALGIPESAVFTDYAQCMETAKPDLVILCPPTGEHALWVQRIAPYGAHLFVEKPFAASLADADRMIAAVKEPGQRLMINWPIRWQPYCYTAWQLIHDGLIGDVIEVHHYGGNRGPLYHGADKVEHAPTAEDKQKSWWYKPESGGGSLRDYLGYGTTIGTWFNGGQKPIEVTAVTASSPGIDVDEHSITIARYAAGLSKFETRWGTFTDPWTDQPQPKCGFVIRGTQGTISCYDYDSTVRVQTSDHPEGYDHPAAELPSGERNGIEYAITRLSNNLPIDGPLSPKIARIGQQIIETAIRSAETKQTVKLIE; encoded by the coding sequence ATGACGAAGCGTTGGCGAATCGCTGGAATCAATTTTTCTCACATGCACATGGGCGACTTGTTGCGTAACGTCGTCGATCATCCCGACGCTGACTTGGTCGGTGTCTGTGATGAGGACCCCAAGGCGATGCAGCCCGCGATCGAAGCGCTTGGCATTCCTGAATCCGCCGTGTTCACCGACTACGCGCAGTGCATGGAAACGGCCAAGCCGGATCTGGTCATCCTGTGTCCGCCCACAGGCGAGCACGCGTTGTGGGTCCAGCGGATCGCGCCGTACGGGGCGCACTTGTTCGTCGAAAAACCGTTTGCTGCGTCGTTGGCGGACGCAGACCGAATGATTGCGGCGGTCAAAGAACCGGGGCAACGCTTGATGATCAACTGGCCCATTCGATGGCAACCGTACTGTTATACGGCTTGGCAATTGATCCACGACGGGCTGATCGGTGACGTGATCGAAGTCCATCACTACGGGGGCAATCGAGGTCCGCTGTATCATGGTGCGGACAAGGTCGAACATGCGCCCACGGCAGAGGACAAGCAAAAGAGTTGGTGGTACAAGCCCGAATCGGGAGGCGGTTCGCTGCGAGACTACTTGGGTTACGGGACGACGATCGGAACATGGTTCAACGGCGGACAGAAACCAATCGAGGTCACCGCGGTCACGGCATCGTCGCCGGGGATCGATGTGGACGAGCACAGCATCACGATCGCTCGTTATGCGGCCGGGCTTTCCAAGTTCGAAACACGTTGGGGAACCTTTACCGACCCGTGGACTGATCAACCGCAACCCAAGTGTGGTTTCGTCATTCGCGGGACCCAGGGCACGATCTCGTGCTACGACTATGATTCAACGGTTCGCGTTCAAACCAGCGATCACCCCGAAGGGTACGATCATCCCGCCGCCGAACTTCCTAGCGGGGAACGAAATGGGATCGAGTATGCCATCACTCGGCTATCCAACAACCTTCCCATCGATGGTCCGCTGTCGCCCAAGATCGCTCGGATCGGACAACAGATCATCGAAACCGCGATCCGCAGTGCCGAGACAAAGCAAACGGTGAAACTGATCGAGTAG
- a CDS encoding TIGR00266 family protein, producing the protein MQFSCPQCGKQYQGEPSMAGRRVGCKACGGQFVIPSVAEPDDSFAMQPITASVAGRGGADPSSQLPNSTTDGDNDFLAGDVEIHSAPVSMRGGQSNDGRRRNADEIDYEIFGHETQYVEITLDPGEQTIAEAGALMYMAAGIEMNTVLGDPSKQDTGFLGKAISAGKRVLTGESLFMTTFTNMGGNQAKVAFGSPYPGRMIPMHLDQLGGEIICQKDAFLCGARGIQVDIAFQKKIGAGLFGGEGFIMQRLRGDGIAIVHAGGTMMYRELKAGEQIRVDTGCIMALGPTINYDIQFVGGMKNAFFGGEGLFLATVTGPGPVWLQSLPFSRLAGRIASSLPGVGGGSRKGEGSVLGGLGEMFMGD; encoded by the coding sequence ATGCAGTTCAGTTGTCCCCAATGTGGAAAGCAATATCAGGGCGAACCATCGATGGCCGGTCGCCGGGTGGGCTGTAAAGCTTGTGGCGGTCAGTTTGTGATCCCCAGTGTGGCCGAACCCGACGACTCGTTCGCGATGCAACCGATCACAGCCAGTGTCGCCGGCCGCGGTGGTGCAGATCCGTCGTCGCAATTGCCCAATTCGACGACCGACGGCGACAACGATTTTCTAGCGGGGGATGTCGAGATCCATTCCGCCCCGGTGTCGATGCGGGGGGGCCAGTCCAACGACGGTCGCCGCCGAAACGCGGACGAGATCGACTATGAAATCTTTGGGCACGAAACCCAGTACGTCGAAATCACGTTGGATCCGGGGGAACAAACGATCGCCGAAGCGGGCGCATTGATGTACATGGCGGCCGGCATCGAAATGAACACCGTCCTGGGCGACCCGTCGAAACAGGACACTGGGTTTCTCGGCAAAGCCATCTCGGCTGGAAAACGAGTGCTGACGGGCGAGTCGTTGTTCATGACGACGTTCACAAACATGGGCGGCAATCAAGCCAAGGTCGCATTTGGTTCGCCCTATCCCGGACGCATGATTCCAATGCACCTGGATCAACTCGGTGGCGAAATCATCTGCCAAAAGGACGCGTTTCTTTGCGGTGCCCGAGGCATCCAAGTGGACATCGCGTTCCAGAAAAAGATCGGCGCCGGATTGTTCGGCGGCGAAGGTTTCATCATGCAGCGACTTCGCGGCGACGGGATCGCGATCGTTCATGCCGGGGGCACGATGATGTACCGCGAATTGAAAGCCGGGGAACAGATCCGTGTCGATACCGGGTGCATCATGGCGCTCGGCCCGACGATCAACTACGACATTCAGTTTGTGGGCGGAATGAAGAACGCGTTCTTTGGTGGCGAAGGGTTGTTTCTGGCAACCGTGACGGGGCCAGGGCCGGTGTGGCTACAGTCGCTTCCGTTCAGCCGCTTGGCCGGTCGAATCGCCAGCAGCCTGCCTGGGGTGGGCGGTGGATCGCGAAAGGGCGAAGGATCCGTGCTAGGCGGTCTTGGCGAAATGTTCATGGGCGACTGA
- the gyrA gene encoding DNA gyrase subunit A produces the protein MIDQPIEDELRDSYLTYAMSVIVSRALPDVRDGLKPSQRRILVAMNDLNLGPGAKRVKCAKISGDTSGNYHPHGESVIYPTLVRMAQEWNLRRLLIDKQGNFGSIAGLPPAAMRYTEARLSSVAAAMLEDIKLDTVDYTPTYDEVRTEPTVLPSKFPNLLINGSGGIAVGMATSIPPHNPTEVCDAVIALVENPELTVEDLFQIIPGPDFPTGGIVCGRAGIRRGYKTGRSTILVRGKCEIEEKKGTRSRILIREIPYQQTRDGVVKKIAELVNGDRIKGISGIRDESDLKEPVRIVIELKRDADPDVVLNQLYQFSPLQTTISMIFLALVDGKPRELTLKEMLMEFIRHRVTVIRRRTQFLLARARRRKHSVEGLLLALANIDEIIKTIRESRTQPEAKERLMGIACPASMMERALGETGFKQFQTERGVADSYPLTSVQTDEILRMRLSQLVGLEQEKLSNEHRQLLEEILDYLDILGDQARIYSIIKEDLEDMKRRFGDARRTEISLEELGNIDLEDLITEETMVVSISHQGYIKRTPSSVYNTQRRGGKGLKGAKSDDEDPIEHLFVASTHAYLLFLTTEGKVRWQKVYDLPQLARDAKGRAIVNLLNLEKDEKIAECLAVRHFDQEGYYVVMATRSGLVKKTPLEQYSRPKRGGIIAIKLRDGDELVDAAVVGPGDEVILVTAGGMAIRFRESDSRPMGRNTSGVKGIGLQKGDEVVGMVVADPEATLLTVCENGYGKRTPFGPNALGVDEEAGDEETSSSSARYRTQKRGGKGLRDIRTSERNGKVIGIARVGDGDEIFMMTAKGKIQRIAAGDISVIGRNTQGVRIMNVDEGDSLIAVVRVPAEEASEGDAAAVAGTPVDGAVVDGAEAEGTATEGTATETVASDDASAAADQVENSDENANDSDQDDASDSE, from the coding sequence ATGATCGACCAACCGATCGAAGACGAGCTTCGGGACAGCTATCTGACGTACGCGATGAGCGTGATTGTCAGCCGAGCCCTGCCGGACGTCCGAGACGGCCTGAAACCGTCCCAGCGGCGGATTTTGGTCGCGATGAACGACTTGAACCTGGGCCCCGGTGCCAAACGGGTCAAGTGTGCCAAGATTTCGGGGGATACGTCGGGAAACTATCACCCGCACGGCGAAAGTGTGATCTATCCGACTTTGGTGCGGATGGCCCAGGAATGGAACCTGCGTCGATTGCTGATCGACAAACAGGGGAACTTCGGCAGTATCGCCGGTTTGCCACCTGCCGCGATGCGGTATACCGAAGCCCGCCTGTCCAGTGTCGCCGCGGCGATGCTAGAGGACATCAAGCTAGATACGGTCGACTACACCCCGACCTATGACGAAGTGCGTACCGAACCGACGGTATTGCCCAGCAAGTTTCCGAACCTGTTGATCAATGGTTCCGGCGGGATCGCCGTCGGAATGGCGACCAGCATTCCGCCGCACAACCCGACCGAAGTCTGTGACGCGGTGATCGCGTTGGTCGAGAATCCGGAATTGACGGTCGAAGATCTGTTCCAAATCATCCCGGGTCCGGACTTCCCAACCGGCGGCATCGTTTGTGGTCGAGCCGGTATCCGACGTGGGTACAAGACCGGACGCAGCACGATCCTGGTGCGCGGCAAGTGCGAAATCGAAGAAAAGAAGGGCACCCGATCACGGATTCTGATCCGCGAAATCCCTTATCAACAGACTCGCGACGGCGTGGTCAAAAAGATCGCTGAACTGGTCAACGGCGACCGCATCAAGGGGATCTCGGGGATCCGCGACGAAAGCGATCTGAAGGAACCGGTGCGGATCGTTATCGAACTGAAACGGGATGCCGACCCGGACGTGGTGCTGAACCAGCTGTATCAGTTCTCGCCGCTGCAGACGACCATCTCGATGATCTTCTTGGCTCTGGTCGACGGCAAGCCGCGCGAACTGACGCTGAAAGAGATGTTGATGGAGTTCATTCGCCATCGCGTCACTGTGATCCGGCGTCGAACCCAGTTCCTGCTGGCCCGTGCCCGCCGACGCAAACACAGCGTCGAAGGACTGCTGCTGGCACTTGCTAACATCGACGAAATCATCAAAACGATTCGCGAAAGCCGCACCCAGCCCGAAGCCAAAGAACGGTTGATGGGCATCGCGTGTCCAGCATCGATGATGGAACGAGCGCTCGGGGAAACCGGATTCAAACAGTTCCAGACCGAACGGGGTGTGGCCGATTCGTACCCGCTGACCAGCGTCCAGACGGACGAAATTTTGCGGATGCGGTTGAGCCAGTTGGTCGGGTTGGAGCAAGAAAAACTGTCCAACGAACACCGACAGTTGCTCGAAGAAATCCTCGATTATCTTGATATCCTGGGCGATCAGGCTCGGATCTATTCGATCATCAAGGAAGATCTGGAAGACATGAAACGTCGCTTCGGCGATGCCCGTCGGACCGAAATTTCGCTGGAAGAACTGGGCAACATCGATCTGGAGGACTTGATCACCGAAGAGACGATGGTCGTGTCGATCAGCCACCAGGGTTACATCAAACGTACTCCGTCGAGCGTTTACAACACCCAACGTCGTGGCGGCAAGGGACTCAAGGGAGCCAAGAGCGACGACGAGGATCCGATCGAGCACCTGTTTGTCGCCAGCACGCACGCGTACCTGTTGTTCCTGACCACCGAGGGCAAGGTCCGCTGGCAAAAGGTTTATGACCTGCCGCAATTGGCTCGCGACGCCAAAGGCCGGGCGATCGTCAACCTTTTGAATCTCGAGAAGGACGAGAAGATCGCCGAATGCTTGGCGGTTCGTCACTTCGACCAAGAGGGCTATTACGTTGTGATGGCGACCCGCAGTGGCTTGGTCAAGAAGACGCCGCTGGAACAGTACAGCCGACCCAAACGTGGCGGCATCATCGCGATCAAACTTCGCGACGGCGACGAATTGGTCGACGCCGCTGTCGTTGGCCCTGGCGACGAAGTGATTTTGGTCACCGCCGGTGGGATGGCGATCCGGTTCCGTGAATCCGATTCGCGACCGATGGGACGAAATACATCGGGAGTCAAGGGGATCGGTTTGCAGAAGGGTGACGAAGTCGTCGGAATGGTCGTGGCGGATCCCGAAGCGACCTTGTTGACCGTCTGTGAAAACGGTTACGGCAAACGGACTCCGTTTGGACCCAATGCACTGGGAGTCGACGAAGAAGCCGGCGACGAAGAAACCAGTTCGTCCAGTGCCCGTTACCGGACTCAGAAGCGAGGCGGGAAAGGTCTTCGAGATATCCGCACCAGCGAGCGTAACGGCAAGGTGATCGGGATCGCCCGAGTCGGGGATGGTGACGAAATCTTCATGATGACCGCCAAAGGCAAGATCCAACGGATCGCCGCAGGCGACATCAGCGTGATCGGACGGAACACCCAAGGCGTGCGAATCATGAACGTGGACGAAGGCGATAGCCTGATCGCGGTCGTGCGAGTGCCCGCCGAAGAAGCATCCGAAGGGGATGCAGCTGCCGTGGCCGGAACGCCGGTGGATGGTGCAGTGGTTGATGGTGCTGAAGCCGAAGGGACAGCAACCGAAGGGACAGCAACCGAAACGGTAGCTTCGGATGATGCATCTGCCGCCGCTGATCAGGTCGAAAACTCTGACGAAAACGCCAACGACTCGGATCAAGACGACGCGTCCGATTCGGAATAG
- a CDS encoding Gfo/Idh/MocA family protein translates to MSLSQSKQQRRQFLKTTAVAGTAASVPYFYSSPKTLADETTSKNDRMTIGVIGAGGMANGNMNAAKKWVDVVAIADVDRSRADRANKTMAGGNADLYEDYREILDRDDIDVLHIATPDHWHTKPLIEAMLAGKDVYCEKPLTLTIDEGKQIRKVQKETGRIVQVGTQQRSTFHLFVKAMAIVAEGRLGKIHRVQAAIGGAPSCDAIPVAQVPPELNWDRWLGPAPAVDYRHTKTGDKNGRGNTNCHYEFRWWYEYSGGKLTDWGAHHVDICNWALKLNGQQAGPISIGGKATHPVEFKDGVAVQNDRYNTATSFMFNVAYPGGTEMVIRNDTDNGVLIEGDKGRIFVNRRKLAGAPVEALQSNPLPEDAISKVYRGMPMEHNERAQHWANFLHCVRTRETPISDVHTHMEMLNVCHLAGISARLGRDLKWDDSSEQIVGDEVANSMLSRPYREGYEIEMKEAVTS, encoded by the coding sequence ATATCCTTGTCCCAATCAAAGCAACAACGCCGTCAATTCTTAAAGACGACCGCGGTCGCTGGAACCGCCGCCTCGGTGCCCTATTTCTATTCGTCGCCGAAGACCCTGGCGGATGAAACGACCAGCAAGAACGACCGGATGACCATTGGTGTGATCGGTGCCGGTGGCATGGCCAATGGCAACATGAACGCTGCCAAGAAATGGGTCGACGTCGTTGCAATCGCGGATGTGGATCGCAGCCGAGCCGACCGAGCAAACAAGACCATGGCCGGTGGCAATGCGGATCTTTACGAGGACTATCGGGAGATCCTTGATCGCGACGATATCGATGTTCTTCATATCGCAACGCCCGATCACTGGCACACCAAGCCGCTGATCGAAGCGATGTTGGCAGGGAAGGACGTTTACTGTGAAAAACCGCTGACCCTAACGATTGACGAAGGAAAACAGATTCGCAAGGTCCAGAAGGAAACCGGCCGAATCGTTCAGGTGGGAACGCAACAACGCAGTACGTTCCACCTATTCGTCAAAGCCATGGCGATCGTCGCCGAAGGCCGACTCGGAAAGATCCACCGCGTGCAGGCTGCGATCGGCGGCGCACCGTCGTGTGATGCCATTCCAGTGGCCCAAGTCCCCCCAGAACTCAACTGGGACCGTTGGTTGGGTCCAGCACCAGCAGTCGACTATCGTCACACCAAAACCGGCGACAAGAACGGTCGCGGCAACACCAATTGCCATTACGAATTCCGTTGGTGGTACGAGTACTCGGGCGGCAAACTGACCGACTGGGGCGCCCACCACGTTGATATCTGCAACTGGGCTCTGAAGCTCAATGGCCAACAGGCCGGACCGATTTCCATCGGTGGAAAAGCAACGCACCCGGTCGAGTTCAAAGACGGAGTCGCGGTCCAGAACGATCGCTACAACACCGCCACATCGTTCATGTTCAATGTGGCCTACCCCGGCGGCACCGAAATGGTGATCCGCAACGACACCGACAACGGTGTGTTGATCGAAGGTGACAAGGGGCGAATCTTCGTCAACCGTCGCAAACTAGCCGGTGCACCTGTCGAAGCGCTCCAATCCAACCCGCTGCCCGAGGACGCGATTTCCAAGGTCTATCGCGGCATGCCGATGGAACACAACGAACGCGCCCAACACTGGGCCAACTTCCTGCATTGCGTACGAACTCGCGAGACCCCGATCAGCGATGTCCACACGCACATGGAAATGTTGAACGTGTGCCACCTAGCTGGCATCTCGGCCCGATTGGGTCGCGATTTGAAATGGGACGATTCGTCGGAACAGATCGTCGGTGACGAAGTCGCCAACAGCATGCTGAGCCGCCCGTACCGCGAAGGCTACGAAATCGAAATGAAGGAAGCGGTCACCAGCTAG
- a CDS encoding MOSC domain-containing protein: MTTLVSIQRGRVVTEGDAESADVTTRLWTSAFHKTPVDGPVEMTPLGVVGDAVANTQSHGGPDKAVLCYAAAHYSHWGKEFPSLAMSGGAMGENLTIDGWDESNVCIGDRFAVGDCEIEIAQPRQPCWKIVRRWGEKTLLKRVTQSGRTGWYARVTAGGTITAGVPVTLTMRKHPDWTVARVNDLYVGREVDRMAIIELMKLPELADAWKQDIA, from the coding sequence ATGACCACTCTTGTATCGATCCAGCGCGGCCGGGTCGTGACCGAAGGCGACGCCGAGTCCGCCGATGTCACCACCCGCCTGTGGACCAGCGCGTTCCACAAAACACCCGTTGACGGGCCTGTCGAAATGACGCCACTGGGCGTGGTTGGCGATGCTGTCGCCAATACCCAATCCCACGGCGGGCCTGACAAAGCGGTCCTCTGCTACGCGGCAGCCCACTACTCCCACTGGGGCAAAGAGTTCCCCAGTCTGGCGATGTCAGGTGGCGCGATGGGCGAAAACCTAACGATCGACGGCTGGGACGAATCCAACGTCTGCATCGGAGATCGTTTCGCGGTCGGTGATTGCGAGATCGAAATCGCGCAGCCCAGACAACCGTGTTGGAAAATCGTGCGCCGCTGGGGCGAAAAGACGCTGCTGAAACGAGTCACTCAATCGGGCCGCACCGGATGGTACGCTCGCGTCACCGCCGGGGGCACGATCACCGCCGGCGTGCCGGTGACGCTGACGATGCGAAAACATCCCGATTGGACCGTCGCCCGAGTCAACGATCTGTATGTCGGCCGCGAAGTCGATCGCATGGCCATCATCGAACTGATGAAGCTTCCGGAACTGGCCGACGCCTGGAAGCAAGACATCGCTTAG
- a CDS encoding extracellular solute-binding protein, with protein MSGLLLLAGCVSKTESDVVVYSALDQEFATPILDAFERTTDHDTGVISKFDVESTKTVGLVNVLIAEQQSPVCDLFWNNEIMHTVRLQKRGLLEPHDWNVDAGYPRDMIASDGTWCGFAARARVLMVNTQVLTDPAMYPSTVADLADPKWAGNCAMARPLFGTTATHFAVLRELVGHDATIDQLRAIAGNAKILSGNKQVALAVSSGTVAWGLTDTDDAIIEKDQGFPVAIVYPDQEPDQLGTLRIPNTIAIMKNAPHPIAAGKLADYLMTAETEDRLAMGDSSQLPISRGSKFPPRVLPESPVRWMRAPFEQAADDWDAWSKEVLAIFE; from the coding sequence ATGTCCGGCCTGCTGTTGTTGGCCGGCTGCGTTTCCAAGACCGAAAGCGACGTGGTGGTCTATTCGGCACTGGATCAAGAATTCGCAACGCCGATTTTGGACGCCTTCGAACGGACCACGGACCATGATACCGGTGTGATTTCGAAGTTCGATGTCGAATCAACCAAGACCGTCGGTTTGGTCAATGTACTGATCGCCGAACAGCAGTCGCCGGTGTGTGACCTGTTTTGGAACAACGAAATCATGCACACCGTTCGGCTTCAGAAACGAGGGCTGCTAGAGCCACACGATTGGAACGTCGACGCGGGTTATCCTCGCGACATGATCGCCAGCGATGGCACCTGGTGTGGGTTTGCCGCCCGCGCCCGTGTCTTGATGGTCAACACTCAGGTTTTGACCGACCCCGCGATGTACCCGTCGACCGTGGCCGATCTGGCCGATCCAAAATGGGCCGGCAACTGCGCAATGGCGCGACCCCTGTTCGGGACCACCGCGACCCATTTTGCGGTGCTGCGTGAATTGGTGGGACATGATGCCACGATCGATCAACTGCGGGCGATCGCTGGGAATGCCAAGATATTGTCTGGCAACAAACAGGTCGCCTTGGCCGTTTCGTCCGGCACCGTGGCGTGGGGGCTGACCGATACGGACGACGCGATCATCGAAAAGGATCAGGGTTTTCCCGTTGCGATCGTCTATCCCGATCAGGAACCCGACCAACTGGGGACGCTGCGGATTCCCAACACGATTGCGATCATGAAGAACGCTCCGCACCCGATCGCGGCGGGCAAACTGGCCGACTACCTGATGACGGCCGAAACCGAAGATCGTTTGGCGATGGGCGATAGCAGCCAACTGCCGATCAGCCGCGGCAGCAAGTTCCCGCCTCGCGTCCTGCCCGAATCACCCGTCCGTTGGATGCGGGCTCCGTTCGAACAGGCTGCCGACGATTGGGATGCTTGGTCGAAAGAAGTCTTGGCGATCTTTGAATGA
- a CDS encoding class I SAM-dependent methyltransferase, whose product MAPGTWQYVHQRTIADHYDAFVEDTPLCRVDAQVLAEVLPGIDSPGNEIVLDLGCGTGRAALPLAQRGYDVVGIDLSHSMLEVLVQKSASQPTLGSIFPLHANLVQLDSLADNTADHAVCLFATMGMIQGRPNRQQVLRHVARIVRPGGSLTIHVHNRWAALQEASGYRSLISSWWKSVTPHRWQRSRNGTAGYEFGDATYGYRGLKDMFMHRFSRRELTHDLAATGWDIDRCMRLSIDGTTVLSDRSVAGGFIFVARAK is encoded by the coding sequence GTGGCTCCCGGAACTTGGCAATATGTCCATCAACGGACGATCGCCGACCATTACGACGCATTTGTGGAAGATACGCCGCTATGCCGGGTGGATGCTCAAGTGCTGGCCGAAGTGCTGCCGGGCATCGATTCGCCCGGAAATGAAATAGTTTTGGATTTGGGTTGTGGCACCGGAAGAGCCGCTTTGCCGCTGGCCCAGCGCGGATATGACGTCGTCGGTATCGATTTGAGCCATTCGATGCTGGAGGTGCTGGTCCAAAAATCGGCCTCGCAGCCGACCCTCGGATCGATCTTTCCCCTGCACGCGAATTTGGTCCAGTTGGATTCATTGGCCGATAACACGGCCGATCACGCGGTGTGCTTGTTTGCCACCATGGGGATGATCCAAGGTCGCCCGAATCGCCAACAGGTGCTGCGGCATGTGGCCCGGATCGTTCGCCCGGGCGGCAGCCTGACGATTCACGTGCATAACCGATGGGCGGCACTTCAAGAGGCCAGCGGCTATCGATCGCTGATCAGTTCGTGGTGGAAATCCGTGACACCGCATCGATGGCAAAGGTCACGAAACGGTACCGCGGGCTACGAGTTTGGCGACGCCACGTACGGCTATCGAGGTCTAAAGGACATGTTCATGCACCGATTCTCGCGGCGAGAATTGACGCATGATTTGGCCGCCACAGGATGGGACATCGATCGATGCATGCGACTGTCGATTGACGGAACCACCGTCCTAAGCGATCGGTCGGTTGCCGGCGGTTTCATCTTCGTCGCCAGGGCGAAGTGA